Part of the Parambassis ranga chromosome 16, fParRan2.1, whole genome shotgun sequence genome, TAAAATATACTGCAGAACAAGCTAACACCTTGACTGTCCTACACTAGACAAGAGAGATGTTACCAAGCTTGGATTGATTATTGATAGGCACACAGAATATGAGTTTGCCTTTAAAGAGGCCCTCTCAGATTTTTTTATCATCAATGATCATATGCACATATGTGGTATCTGTGGCTATGGAAGGCTGAATGTAGTGGTGATGGGAGACAACTGCTGATGTCTTTGGAAGACGTCATTTTAAGATTgactacatatttacaatatttaaatGATTTAATGCTCACAGATTTGTAACTTCTTTGTCTTTGAGAATCTGCACTATAAATACATCACCTCCATACTTAATCAGTGTAGCTGGAGGAGGATTATTTGTTTGTCACAATTATTTGTGTAGAGTTTCTAAGCAACCTGAAATCTTTTAATATCACCTGAGGCCCATGTGTTCATAAGCTTAATGTGTGTATAATCATTTGAATAGTTGTCCAGATTTAATATTTATTGAATATTTGCAGATTTTGATGCACTGTTggcattttaaattaaattaaattaaattaagcaacctttattagtcccacaatggggaaattgcttaaggcagcccagcaaaaggcgccatacaccagtgagtacactggaggctatgtgggtaaagtgtcttgcccaaggacacacaaaagtgactagggaggagttgggatcgaaccaccaaccttccggttattggacaaccctgctattgGGCTATTGTGAATGGGCCACTGCTGCCCATTCACGTGCTGAACATGAATTCTCTGTGGTGTCTCTGATTCTGTGATATTACAGCTACTTTGAAGCCAGCCATGGTCCAACATGAGGGGACATTACACGTGTAATACTGGATTACCTTGAAGATATCGGTGTTATGCACCTGTGTCTCTCATTTTGAGATTTAAGAACAGACCTGCCGGTACAATGACAAGTTTCTTTACACAGACAACTCAATAGAATACCGTGAGCACATGCTCCTTGTTATGTTACTATAGCCTCCATAATGCACGTATTTAGTTTACACTCTATTAACTCATTTCTAGATGCACCTAAAcgtggctaacgttagccccGGTTAGCCACTCACTCACCATATTGTGTCGGGACGGGGTCAGGCTGGAAGGTAAAGTGAGCTACATGTCTTCGTTGTGTTTTTGTGCGGGAGTTGCAGCTCGCCGATAATTTCAGTAGACTGGCCCCCAAAGAGCTCTGAGCTCCGGCGGCAACACCGGAGATGGAAAGTTTCGAGTTAGCACCTCGGATGAAAAACCGTGCAGCGGCCGCCATCATTGTTATTATGACTGACCAGGAAGGGCAAGAGGAGCTCAAGACTGAAGATCGTCTATTAAAGCGCAGACATCCTCACtccgataaaaaaaaaatatgtggatTCACTCCTGGATTGGAAGAGAGGCGTGTTAAATAAGCAACTTAATTCTAGCTTATAATTTTCATTCAATTTGCAGAAATTTGTCAAAGAATAACACAGTTAATGTAGTTTTTGTTAGGCTGTGAGAGAAGAACGTCTGCTCTTTGTACAGTTGTGGCAGAGTGAGACCTCGCTTTCCCTCAGCTCTATGTCACAGCAGATAGACTGTGATTCGTCAAACAGGAGGGCGGTGTAGATGGAAAAGGTTTTTTAAACAGGCAGTGCGCCGCACACTGAAGCAGACATCCTGATACAGGGCCATAGgcgtagctaccattatatccccccacacacacatttactgagtaggaaactctACCTAACGCTGTCttgattgctcgtgaaaaagtCCGTTCCACTtgattcataagagaataaccctcaccgctgaaatccactccactCCTAGTTACCACAGctacaataccgttactatagtaacggacctaacaaagtcAGTGGCTTTCTTCCAGCGAGTgtaagagaaccgtcagtgctggtcgaagctggaggaggtgacgtcagtgccaGATAAGCAGATAGCAGATaaggcagcgcatcattataaacacatccacaaggtttgttgtgaattcagcagtaaacattttttcattgtatttttattgtttcagtattatctgcattaagcagagtttggttaaTGGTCCAGAATCAGATtcagctcacttatattggttgttaattgaaaagtaaagcacaatttctccatctccatctataTTTGAGGTTGAttctgagagtgagtcagaggcagggccatcatgtagtgccagtggaggaagttctattgttctattgctgaggtgacgggaaaactcaatcaggtggacatgagggagatttgccagtgttttgtctctgtaaatgagagaaggcctcagatatggaggctttgtataatctgttagtgtagtgccaccagtatggttgacaaaactgttgtttcacttggaattagtgtcaccgtttttaaaataaattagtttttgttgaatctgtctctgaaatagtcattaagtgtttacttctgtaggtaaaataggtgtttaacaacctgttaaaacctgttacttcatattattatatttcataatatactaatgtactttttttcaccacccacaggtgtgtgtcccccacattttaatgcttcctactcCACTGTACAGGGGGATCAACAAGCGTCACCGTTTCATAGATTAAGCGAataaacacacatctgtctgcACTGATCAGACATCCTGACCACAGTGACACAGATCCTTACATTACAGGACaatcataaatatattttaatttaaatacgTTATGTCCAGCGCTCTGCATATACTACTATAGTGATTTCAATGTCAGACATAGACAAAATTCTCTAAAATACTTGGACATACACCCCCCCCTTTTGATTTTTAATTGTTGACAGTTTTTAGGCAGTCTGTTTAGTGCAGCTTTTACAAATTTTGTTCATCTGGTTGTAAGCAGCACAATCATTTGTGAAAATATTAGAATGGTTCACCTTtagtatattttatatataaaacaactACTCTTAATGATACAGTATGTTTATTTAACTATGCTATACTGTATATGTTCACATTTATTATCACTAACATGAATAAAACTGTATCATAATGACTTTGTTTCAAGGAAACAAATAAGCACTGTTAGTTTTGACATATTACAAAAGTAAAATgtactgaaggaaaaaaaaaaaatcatcacatgACATTGTCCTTGATAATTAGGATGCTGGCTTTGCACACTCTGCAACATCCAACTTCCTGCCGCTGCTGCATCTTTTTGCCAAATTCTGAAAGAGGCAGAAggcagttataaaaaaaaaaattaaaaaaaaaataaagaaaaaatttCAGAACTGTTTGAGAACAAGACCTGCTAAGTGAGTCTTACATTAGCTGCTCGGATGATGCTGTTTGGAGACTGGAGTGCTGCAAGGTCTGTTAGGATCTTCTTGAGATCACTGTTGGATGGATGTTCTGAAACAGGTATATGAGTACAGTGTCAAATGTTAAGCATCTACTGCACTGGGACACAAACTTtcagcagttgtgtgtgtgtacctggctCAGGTGCTGCTTGTGGCTTCAGCTGCAGGTATGGGTGCTCTAGCAGCTCTGTGATAGAGGTTCTCTCTCTGGGGTTTCGTACCAAGCACCTCTGAAGGGAAAGAAAGGTTATTTGCACAACTTAGTAACAATGAGTCAGTTTTAATATGGGAATCTGGtcattgtgtctgtgtataaATAAGTGAGTGTACACCACATTAATGGGTAGAGTTGTGGCTTCTCACCTTCAACACATCCAGCAAATCCTTCTCAGAGATGTCAGGAAATTCAATCTTATGAGAAGGATCAATGATGGCATGTAGCTTGGTAATCTGATTGGTGATGCTTTGGAACGGCGTCTTCCCGTAAGTCATACAGTACAAGATACATCCAAGTGACCAGACATCACCTTTGGGGCTGATCTGTGGAACATTAGAAGAGTTAGTTTTTATTCCtgtattttactgcacacaTCATTAAATTCTGAATTCTGTACCTTTGAGCATGCTTTTCCTTTCTGGGATGAGGTGTCTTTGATGGCTTCAGGGGGCATATAGTTCAGGGTTCCAACCTGTGAGAAACAATCACACTGAGCCTAGTCCTCTGCATTAACATGGATATATTATTATTCATCAAAACTTACTTGTGAATCCTTCATAATGCTTGTTACATCTGGTTGGATTCTGTTTGCGATGCCAAAGTCGATCAATTTCAGCGAAGCATTCACAATGACAAAGTTTGCTGGTTTTAAGTCGCTGTGGACAATTCCTgcgcagaacacacacatgggtTTGAATTATTGGTCATTTACAGTGGGAACAACAATGAGGGAACAACAAGTAGAACCATGTTTGTGGATGGTGTGGACGGCCTCCAGCATGTTCTTCCAGTAGAACTTCCTCTCCAGGGGGTTCACAGTCTTTCGGTTTCTCAACCAAGTGTTCAGATCCAAGTTTCCACACTCCATCAACATGTAGATGTAGCTGTTGGTTATTTCGCTGCAGACACATACAATTAGTTAACATTAATTCACATGTATACACAATATATCTGCATACTTTAGACATTCAGATTATGACTCCAAGTGTCCTACTTGATGACAGACAAAACATTCACTGTGATGCACTTTTTGGGCAGACAGATACTCACTATTCATAGAGCTTTATAATTTGATCACTGAACTGCTGCAAGTGATTCAGGTGCTCAATCTCATTTTTGTAGCTTTCTATCGTTTGAGCGTCAGCCTCCTCCAAATCCACATATTTCACAGCAAACAGCTGCTTTTTGTGATCAAGGACCTGGTAGACctaaaacaaaggaaaacagcTATCATACTGTCACAGTTGAAAACACTAAAGACCAGCTGAAACATCAGACCATGACCAAATACATAGGTTAGTTACAATGTTTTACCTTGCTTGAACCGCCACGTCCAATCATCTTCAGGATGAAGAACTGCTTCCCCTTTATGGTAATAGTTTCATTTGATAAGGCACTGAAGGAAGCCTAGGATGACATTCAAAGgtatattgtgtgatttgtaTTCATAGAAAGCAGGCCAGGACCAGTTTCAGCTTCTCTGTTAATGTATGGATTTGACAGAGGTGTCATGGACATGCTGTACCTGAGGAGTCTGAAAACCTGCTCCTGATGTGCACGGCTGCTGAACAGGTGCAGTTCTGTGTGGTGCTACTGCAGAGGATGGTAGTTCAGGGCCTCTCCTCACAACTGGAGTAATAGAGCTGGTGGGGTTTTAAAAGCCAAGAGTCAATTCAGATGACAGATTATTTCAATATGAAAAAATGTTCTTATAATAGTAGAATTTCTCATAAAAGCAGATACTATTTCAACGTTCAACTACACAGCACATTTTAGAAAGTAAAAATATTTCATCTATGCAAATCAATAAGGCCAAAACCCGCAGAAAGCCTGGTCAAGATCTTACTTGTTAACATAGGGGTTTTTAAAGCTGTTGGGTGTCTGCCAGACTGTTTGTGGGTTGAGTTTTGGTGGAACCTGGATGGATGGCGTAAATAAAGACTCCATCGAACGGGGAACAGGTCTGGGTTCAGGCGGTGTTGTTCGTTTATCCTtgaatgtaatttaaaaaagaaattaaatacataaaagatgTATAAGATTTTTGATAATAAACAGAATCATTgttaatgtaaacattttctgaATATGTCCTTCTAACAACAATGTAGGCTAGCAGCTGGGagataaactaaataaataaaatgggaCAGTAACTGATAATTGGTAATAGCAGACCTCTGGAGAAACCTGCCGGTTGATCAGAGTTGGGATCTTCCACTCCGATAAAGGCTCCTTGCTGGCAGGTTTAGGCTGTTCCACTGAACGGTTCGCAGGGACCCGAGCAGGAAGTTGCACCTCCTGGTTTCCCCCAAAGGTagacaacacagaaacacctgtCTGCCAATCTGAAAGGagaataatacatttaaaacacatcaaaatcagTGCTTTAACCAATGCAGTGAATAAACTTCCACTGGATCTCTACCAGTTGAGTGTTCCTCCTCTTTGGTGGGCACAAGCTGCTTTTCGCCAGCTTTAAGGTTGTGTAGTGCTATGTCCAGGAGTTCAGCTGGCTTGGCATTTAAAGCCTGTGCTTTGTGCAGAATTGAAGTAGCCTTGCTCAGATTACCTAGAAGGAGAAAGACattaagaaggaaaaaaacagcacattatATTTTGCACAGCAGCCAACTAGACAGGTACCCACTTTGCTAACTTTGCAACGGAAACACGGCAGAAAGAAGGTTCCAGATTTCAGGAAAATAACATACCTTGAGATACCTCAAACTGGGCATGTGCTATGTGAACAAAGGCAAAGCCTTTGCAGTTGGATCTTGCAACTATGAAGTGGTCCTGTGCTTCTTCTGGGTCTTCAATCCTGAAGACAGAGAACATGTAAAATAATTAAAGAGCACCTAAATATGCTTTGATACTAAAAGTCAAACTCTGCTTGGGGCAGAAGCTTATTAGGGGGTTAAAGGGTTTCATGCACAGTTTTCAACCTATTATAGATAAGAAAATTACTTGTCATAAAGTAAGTAAATCTACATAGATAAACTCAAACCACAGTgcaaaaaaagtaaatgcaCAAAGCATCATCAAGACTCACCCTTTAAGTTCTGCATATCTGACAAGTATTTTGGCATAGCTTGTGTTTTTGCTGTATTGTCCGATTGGAAGCCTGGAGAAGATTTTGGAGTAACAATGCTTGAGCTTGTTGAGAAGGTTGATGTCTGTGTGAGGGTTGCCTCCTTTCTCCAGGTTCATCAGGTATGCCCAACATGACTCAGGAGAATTAGAACTGACGACCTGATCGAAACTGCACGTTACATCTGCCAGGGAAAGAAAATGTCAACAACACACTACCCCACTCAACATACTGCAGGGTGTTCAGAAAGGTGGTCAGGGTGTTCAGAAAGGTGGTCAGAAAAGTAATGATACCATCCATTCTCGATGCATCCCTTGTGTcgtgtgtgtgaaggagtgtGGTGGTAGAATCAACAGCTGCCTGATCCTCCACAGGGCAATCTGGACTGAGAGCCGGTGGCTGAGAATACACCAATGATTTTGTTTTAAACCTGAAGCTAAACAAGGtaccatcaaaataaaattactGTTTGAATTTGAGTACGACTAAATACTTACTTGAAGACTTAGTAAATCCCTTTCTGGGGCGATTTTCTTCGAGGAAGAAAGGCCAAATACTGCATTCACACTCGAACCAGAAGTTTGTCtaaaattacataaattaattaTTAGCAATCACCCAACTACTGTAAAAAGTTGTATTTGAATTTCATACAGTGTCCTGACTTTTTGGAAAACAAttctaaataaaaaacaacctGGATAAACTGGATCGGATTGCTGCATCGCTtcttttggaggccttaacaatgtaatcatcaccatcatcatcatccttttCTGGGATGGAGAAAGGTACTATAGGCACCCTCAATGACTGTAAAgcaaaagatgaaaaaagacTAAACTTCAAAACTTCCAAGAAATATCACTAGTTTCATACAGCAGGATGAACGGTACCATGCCCACTGCTTTCTTGCGCTGAGATCCTGACCTCCAGCCTGGTAGTTGATCATCAGATGATCCTCCAAGGGTCTCCATCCTGAGGAACAGAGCACAAATTCTTAGATGTCCtttcttaaaaaaatgattgttttaATGTTGAAAACTCATTCTTACCCTGAAGCAAAGATACTTGAAAGGTGCAAGTCTCCTGTACCATCTGATATTCTGCCTACTTTTTGTAAGTCTGAGCCTTTTTTGACAGAGTCAACCACATGCGTTGGCAAATCTgtcagagagaaaacaaaacatttagaaTAACAAGAATTGatctagtaaaaaaaaacaaaaaggaataTTGGGTAAGTGTATGACATTTTGAACTGCTTAGTATCAGTCACGTGAGCCCACTGGATGCACAATAGCCACTGGGTAAAAGAATGACTC contains:
- the ttk gene encoding dual specificity protein kinase Ttk, translating into MEEEEHTDRQQQLAMLFQKLNKIKKYLNEDDTDNINQVIGSNSPESCYSYLMDLEKKRDPHANRNHLTRLVDFYTRVFSNMPLRKHCQNESYARMLVRFAELKAIQDVNEAEDNFNVARSHSQNFAFVHVAHARFEHSQGNTKRAIYILQNAIEVGAHPKELLEATLQSMQTGKTQLLSSEDKENAPYLPTHVVDSVKKGSDLQKVGRISDGTGDLHLSSIFASGMETLGGSSDDQLPGWRSGSQRKKAVGMSLRVPIVPFSIPEKDDDDGDDYIVKASKRSDAAIRSSLSRQTSGSSVNAVFGLSSSKKIAPERDLLSLQPPALSPDCPVEDQAAVDSTTTLLHTHDTRDASRMDDVTCSFDQVVSSNSPESCWAYLMNLEKGGNPHTDINLLNKLKHCYSKIFSRLPIGQYSKNTSYAKILVRYAELKGIEDPEEAQDHFIVARSNCKGFAFVHIAHAQFEVSQGNLSKATSILHKAQALNAKPAELLDIALHNLKAGEKQLVPTKEEEHSTDWQTGVSVLSTFGGNQEVQLPARVPANRSVEQPKPASKEPLSEWKIPTLINRQVSPEDKRTTPPEPRPVPRSMESLFTPSIQVPPKLNPQTVWQTPNSFKNPYVNNSITPVVRRGPELPSSAVAPHRTAPVQQPCTSGAGFQTPQASFSALSNETITIKGKQFFILKMIGRGGSSKVYQVLDHKKQLFAVKYVDLEEADAQTIESYKNEIEHLNHLQQFSDQIIKLYEYEITNSYIYMLMECGNLDLNTWLRNRKTVNPLERKFYWKNMLEAVHTIHKHGIVHSDLKPANFVIVNASLKLIDFGIANRIQPDVTSIMKDSQVGTLNYMPPEAIKDTSSQKGKACSKISPKGDVWSLGCILYCMTYGKTPFQSITNQITKLHAIIDPSHKIEFPDISEKDLLDVLKRCLVRNPRERTSITELLEHPYLQLKPQAAPEPEHPSNSDLKKILTDLAALQSPNSIIRAANNLAKRCSSGRKLDVAECAKPAS